The genomic segment GCCGGGTTGGCCGAGGCCCCGACGACGGCCACGGAGGCCGGGTCGCGGAAGACGGCGAGGCCGCTGTCCCGGGTTCCGGGGGAGCGGCGGGGGATCTCAGACATCGTGGTGGCATCTCCTCTGGGCGAAGAGGGCGGGTGGGGGTCCCGACCGGCCGCGTGCCGGCGAGGCGGGCGTCCGGTGGGGTGGGTCTCCGGCGGGGTGCGGCGGCCGCGGATCGGGCCGGTGCGGTCCGTGGGCCGGCTCGGATGCCGTACCCCGGGCGACGAGTGCGGTCCTGGTGTCCCGGCCGACCGGTCACGGGCTTGCCGACCGGCTCTTACTGACCAGCCGTACAGTTGAATACTCGGTAGCCTGCGTCGGCCAACGAGGCTTTGTCAATGCCTTCCGTGCGATTTTACTGACTGATGCGTCAGTACATGACGGCGATGGCGGAGCCGGCGGGACGGTGCTGTCGGGGGCCCTCCGGGCCGGCCGGGGTGGCCTACGCTCGGGGGGTGACCCGAAACCGTAAGGACGCAGGCCTGCGGCGCGGGGAGATCCTCCGCGCCACCGTCGCCCAGATAGAGAAGCAGGGCATCCACCCGCTGCGGATCTCCGACGTGGCCGGTGATCTCGCCGTCAGCCCCGCGCTGGTGATCTACCACTTCCGCACCAAGGAGGCGCTCATCGGCGCGGCCTTCACCTGGGCGGTGCAGCGGGACCTGGACCGCCTCGCCCAGCTGACCGCCGGCTCCGTCACCGCACTGGACCGCCTGACCACCGCGCTCGACTGGTACGCACCGACCAAGGGCGCCAAGGGGTGGACGCTGTGGATCGAGGGCTGGGCCGCCGCGCTGCGCGAACCCGCCATGCGCACCGTCGGCAGGGAACTGGACCTGCGCTGGAAGGAGGCGCTGACCGCGATCATCCAGGAAGGGGTGGACCTGGGGGAGTTCGCGGCGGACGACCCGAGCGGAGCCGCGTGGCGGATCACCGCCCTGCTGGACGGGGTCGCGGTGCAGACCGTGGTCCACCGCGAGACCCGTGACCGCGAGCAGACCGCCGCCTGGGCACGCCAGATCATCGCCCGCGAGCTGGGGCTGCGGGCGGCCGCGCTGGAGCGCGGCTGACCGGCCGGATGCCGCGGAGTCCGTGCTCCCGCCGCCGTGTCCGTACGGTCCGCGGTCCCGCGCCGGCAGCGGGTGGACCGACTCCGGCCCTTGACAGGCGCGAAGCCGCTACTGCATCGTCATTCAGTATCGACCCCTTCTCCGGGCCGCCGCACGCGGTCCGCCGGGCGCTGATCCGACCACCGAGAGTGGTTCCCGAGCTCTTCCGTCGTCGCCTCCCCTCCGGCCACCTGCCGGACGCGCGACGCCGAGCTCCGCGTCGAGAGGCCCATTCCATGAACGTGAACACAGGGACCGAGACGTTCGACGTCATCGTCGTCGGTCTGGGAGGACTCGGCTCCGCCACCGCGTGGCGGCTCGCCGCCGCCGGACAGCGGGTGCTCGGACTGGAGCAGTTCGAGTTCGGCCACGACCGCGGGGCGTCCCACGACACCTCGCGCATCCTGCGGCACAGCTACCACCGCCCCGACTACGTACGGCTGACCAAGGACGCGTATGAGGACTGGGCCCACCTGGAACAGGAAACCGGCCGGCAGTTCGTCACGCGAACCGGCGGCATCGACCTGTGCCCCCCGGACTCGTCACTGCCGCTGGACGACTACTGGCGCAGTCTGTCCGCCGAGGGGATCTCCTACGAGCTCCTGGACGCGGACGAGGTGCGCGGCCGCTGGTCCCAGCTCTCCGTACCCGACGGCACGACGGCGCTGTACCAGGAACGCACCTCCATCGTCCCCGCGGCGCGGTCCACGGCGGCCATGCAGCGACTGGCCGTGGCGGCCGGCGCCCAGCTGCGCGACAACACCCCGGTCACCGGCATCCGGCACGGCGCGAACGGGGTGGAGGTCGTCACGGAGCAGGCGCGCTACTCCGCCGGGAAGGTCGTCCTGTGCACCGACGCGTGGGCCAACACCCTGCTGCGACCGCTGGGATGGGACATTCCCCTCACGACGCTGGAGGAGCAGGTCACCTACTTCGAACCCGCGGACCCCTCCCGCTTCGCACCGGAGGTCTTCCCCGTCTGGATCTGGCTGGACGACCCCTGCTTCTACGGCTTCCCGACCTACGGCGAGGCCACGGTGAAGGCCGGGCAGGACTGCGGAGGCCCCGAGGTCGGCCCTGACCGGCGCTCCGGGATCACCGACCCTGCCCTGCTCGACCGGCTGTCCCGCTTCATGGGCGAGCGGTTCCCGCAGAGCGGCCGGGCGATCCGGTCCAAGCGCTGCCTGTACACCCTGACACCCGACCGCGACTTCGTCCTCGGACCGGTGCCGGGCGCCGAACGGGTGCTGGTCGGCCTCGGCGCGGCCCACGCCTTCAAGTTCGCGCCGACCCTCGGCCGGATGCTCTCCGCACTCGTGCAGGACGCCTCGCTCGCCACGGCCGAGCCCTACACCACGTTCCGGCTCGACCGTCCCGCGCTGACCGACCGCGACCACCCGGTCAACTGGATGACCTGACGGCCGCCCCGCCGTCCCGCTCCCGCGCACGGCCGCCACGCCGACCGCGGGACGGCGGCACCGGCCGTCCCGTAAACCCCCGAGAACGCACCGTCGGTGACGCGTGCCCGCATTGGACGGAAGCCATGACAGCGAGCCCCCTGAGCGTCCCCCGCCCTTCCCCCTCCACGACAGCACCAGCCCCAGCGCCCCATCTCCAGGTCGTCTGGACCGATCCCGTCACCGGGCGCGAAGGGTACGTCGTCATCGACCGGCTGGTCAGAGGCGTCTCCAGCGGCGGCCTGCGCATGCGCGAGGGGTGCACCCTCGACGAGGTCCGCGGACTGGCCGCCGGAATGAGCCGCAAGGAAGCACTCCACTACGACCCGGCCAACCGCTACATCCCGCTCGGCGGCGCGAAGGGCGGCATCGACTGCAGCCCGCACGACCCGCAGGCGCGCGCCGTTCTCAGCCGCTTCCTCGACGCCGTCCGGTCCCTGCTCAAGCACCACTGGACCACCGGCGAGGACCTCGGGCTGCGTCAGGACACCATCGACGAGGTGCTCGCCGAACTCGGCATGGACAGCTCCATCGAGGCCATCTACCCGCTGCTGGACGATGCCGCCGAGGCCCGGTCGCGGCTGGCGGACGCGTTCGCCGTCGAGGTGGACGGCGTCCTGCTCGCCGAACTCGTCGGCGGCCTCGGCGTCGCGGAATCAGCGCTCACCGCACTCGACCACCTCGGCATCAGCCGTACGTCGGCACGTGCCGTCGTCCAGGGATTCGGATCGATGGGCGGCGCCACCGCCCGCTATCTCGCCCGCGCGGGCGTGAGCGTGGTCGGACTGGCCGACGCCCGTGGCGTGATCGTCAATCCGGACGGCCTGGACGTGGAACGGTTCCTCCGCACCCGCGACGGCCTGGGCGGCATCGACCGTTCCCAACTGCGCCCCGGCGACACCGAGGCGGACGGGGACGCGTGGCTCGACATCGACTGCGAGATCCTCGTCCCGGCGGCCGTCTCCTACTGCATCGGCGTGCCCGAGCAGGCGCGAATCACGGCCCGGATCATCGCCGAGGCCGCCAACATGCCCACGCTCCCCGCAGCGGAAGCCGCGCTGCACGCACGCGGCACGCTCGTCCTGCCGGACTTCGTGGCCAACTCGGCCACCAACGCCTGGTGGTGGTGGACGCTCTTCGGCGACATCGGAGCCGACGCGGAACAG from the Streptomyces sp. RKAG293 genome contains:
- the solA gene encoding N-methyl-L-tryptophan oxidase, translating into MNVNTGTETFDVIVVGLGGLGSATAWRLAAAGQRVLGLEQFEFGHDRGASHDTSRILRHSYHRPDYVRLTKDAYEDWAHLEQETGRQFVTRTGGIDLCPPDSSLPLDDYWRSLSAEGISYELLDADEVRGRWSQLSVPDGTTALYQERTSIVPAARSTAAMQRLAVAAGAQLRDNTPVTGIRHGANGVEVVTEQARYSAGKVVLCTDAWANTLLRPLGWDIPLTTLEEQVTYFEPADPSRFAPEVFPVWIWLDDPCFYGFPTYGEATVKAGQDCGGPEVGPDRRSGITDPALLDRLSRFMGERFPQSGRAIRSKRCLYTLTPDRDFVLGPVPGAERVLVGLGAAHAFKFAPTLGRMLSALVQDASLATAEPYTTFRLDRPALTDRDHPVNWMT
- a CDS encoding TetR/AcrR family transcriptional regulator, with the translated sequence MTRNRKDAGLRRGEILRATVAQIEKQGIHPLRISDVAGDLAVSPALVIYHFRTKEALIGAAFTWAVQRDLDRLAQLTAGSVTALDRLTTALDWYAPTKGAKGWTLWIEGWAAALREPAMRTVGRELDLRWKEALTAIIQEGVDLGEFAADDPSGAAWRITALLDGVAVQTVVHRETRDREQTAAWARQIIARELGLRAAALERG
- a CDS encoding Glu/Leu/Phe/Val dehydrogenase dimerization domain-containing protein; translation: MTASPLSVPRPSPSTTAPAPAPHLQVVWTDPVTGREGYVVIDRLVRGVSSGGLRMREGCTLDEVRGLAAGMSRKEALHYDPANRYIPLGGAKGGIDCSPHDPQARAVLSRFLDAVRSLLKHHWTTGEDLGLRQDTIDEVLAELGMDSSIEAIYPLLDDAAEARSRLADAFAVEVDGVLLAELVGGLGVAESALTALDHLGISRTSARAVVQGFGSMGGATARYLARAGVSVVGLADARGVIVNPDGLDVERFLRTRDGLGGIDRSQLRPGDTEADGDAWLDIDCEILVPAAVSYCIGVPEQARITARIIAEAANMPTLPAAEAALHARGTLVLPDFVANSATNAWWWWTLFGDIGADAEQAHRKVRDAMGRLTADMLTDAARYGSTPREAALGVVDRKIGDIEARFGRPGEPAAAHTDGGRHGDPR